A genome region from Microbacterium sp. CGR2 includes the following:
- a CDS encoding 5-formyltetrahydrofolate cyclo-ligase → MSNDVEHAKRALRAELRERRQLLSESQRDAAANAIAERLDALIDSLDARAVSCYLSTTTEPGTRAFVSRAVRRGIRVLLPITRADGLLDWAVASDDDDEAEGLYGLPEPSGEVLGPIAVNDVDLMIVPAAAVDRTGMRMGWGRGYFDKTIGSMEKCPPVFAVIYDSEILDSLPREVHDQPVNGIVTPSQTLTLSPSRR, encoded by the coding sequence ATGTCGAACGACGTCGAACACGCCAAGCGCGCACTCCGCGCAGAGCTCAGAGAACGTCGTCAACTGCTCTCGGAATCGCAACGGGACGCAGCAGCGAACGCGATCGCCGAACGACTGGACGCACTGATCGATTCCCTCGACGCGCGAGCAGTCTCGTGCTACCTCTCCACCACCACCGAGCCGGGCACGCGAGCGTTCGTCTCCAGGGCTGTGCGGCGCGGCATCCGAGTACTCCTCCCCATCACCCGCGCGGACGGACTGCTCGACTGGGCCGTCGCCTCGGATGACGACGACGAGGCGGAAGGGCTCTACGGCCTGCCGGAGCCGAGCGGCGAGGTTCTGGGGCCCATCGCGGTCAACGACGTCGATCTCATGATCGTTCCGGCGGCGGCGGTCGACCGAACGGGCATGCGGATGGGTTGGGGACGCGGCTACTTCGACAAGACCATCGGCTCGATGGAGAAGTGCCCGCCCGTCTTCGCCGTCATCTATGATTCCGAGATACTCGACTCTCTGCCGCGCGAGGTGCACGACCAGCCGGTGAACGGCATCGTGACTCCGTCGCAGACCCTGACCCTGTCGCCCTCGCGGCGCTGA
- a CDS encoding FmdB family zinc ribbon protein: protein MPTYAYACTSCGHSFDAVQSFADNALTECPECGGALRKQYGSIGVTFNGSGFYRTDSRAKSGGSSDASTSSKSESTTSAKPAAASTATSS, encoded by the coding sequence ATGCCCACCTACGCTTATGCCTGCACTTCGTGCGGACACTCCTTCGACGCCGTGCAGAGTTTTGCCGACAACGCCCTCACCGAGTGCCCCGAGTGCGGCGGCGCGCTGCGGAAGCAGTACGGCTCGATCGGAGTGACCTTCAACGGATCCGGCTTCTATCGCACGGACTCGCGCGCCAAATCCGGTGGCTCGTCGGATGCTTCGACATCATCGAAGTCGGAGTCGACGACAAGCGCCAAACCGGCCGCTGCGTCGACCGCGACCTCGTCCTGA
- a CDS encoding DUF485 domain-containing protein: MSSETPPGSNGAIDYIAIEESPRFLTLKRTQRSFIFPLAAFFLIWYFAYVLLAAFATDFMAQRVWGDITIGLLLGLGQFVTTFAITMAYVSFANRKLDPLSTEIREDLEKAQGHA, translated from the coding sequence ATGAGCAGCGAGACCCCTCCGGGTTCGAACGGCGCGATCGACTACATCGCGATCGAGGAATCTCCACGATTCCTCACTTTGAAACGCACGCAGCGATCTTTCATCTTCCCCCTCGCGGCGTTCTTCCTCATCTGGTATTTCGCCTATGTCCTTCTCGCCGCATTCGCGACGGATTTCATGGCGCAACGTGTGTGGGGCGATATCACCATCGGCCTTCTCCTGGGCCTGGGGCAGTTCGTCACGACCTTCGCCATCACCATGGCCTACGTGTCTTTCGCCAACAGGAAGCTCGATCCTCTCTCGACGGAGATTCGTGAAGACCTCGAGAAAGCACAGGGGCACGCGTGA
- the mscL gene encoding large conductance mechanosensitive channel protein MscL, translating to MLKGFREFILRGNVIDLAVAVVIGAAFTSIVNAVVASIITPLISLFFKADAMGEFGPQIRNIYGDMVTFPLSDLIAAIISFLAVAVVVYFVFVLPMNTFKAHVEARKGTPAESPEEEPAAATEAELLVEIRDLLKNQSAGTSPRIQ from the coding sequence ATGCTCAAGGGTTTCCGAGAATTCATCCTGCGCGGCAACGTCATCGACCTTGCCGTTGCCGTCGTCATCGGCGCCGCTTTCACCTCGATCGTCAACGCGGTCGTCGCCAGCATCATCACGCCGCTGATCTCCTTGTTCTTCAAGGCCGACGCCATGGGTGAGTTCGGCCCGCAGATCCGCAACATCTACGGCGACATGGTCACCTTTCCGCTCAGCGACCTGATCGCAGCGATCATCAGCTTCCTCGCCGTAGCGGTGGTCGTGTACTTCGTCTTCGTGCTGCCGATGAACACGTTCAAGGCGCACGTCGAAGCACGCAAGGGCACGCCGGCGGAATCGCCCGAGGAAGAACCGGCGGCCGCGACCGAGGCGGAGCTGCTCGTGGAGATCCGCGACCTGCTCAAGAACCAGAGCGCGGGAACGTCGCCCCGAATTCAGTAG
- a CDS encoding ATP-binding protein gives MWRREDRSADDAATEGSVTLGDLSESATGVGIAHAADAERARLRAEAADLGGASPLVSFRDRPESGIDISKAHPGSLPQFITGKSTLLSNLFRDEVGLRTARLAAERITAKNTELRTVRGIEAVHLAVGVARWRIGGAGFAAPVLLRPLAIRRHHSDFELKLQGVFEVNPELVRIAREHFDISIDPTALAALAYDGGVFKPQPVIDSLRAMTRSIDTFSVEPRLVVSTFADVAGAMSRDGRSLDNQMLNALAGHVADREQVTAPRAVPHHTSPDDRAPASDNLLLDADAEQEAVLARIAAGHSLTVSTLPGTGGTQTVINALGELVRSGKRVLVVSARRSTLDGVRHRLAGIGLDSLAISPASVRRDLVRAIGRNEKATAPKVSEVDDALVRLRTVLRDYRQALTAPVTGMDASVLDATRQLTRLASLPVPPSTTARLGPEALRRLANDRTEAAAALGQAARLGEFRFGPNDSPWYGVTFASTEAARAAHDLAGRLHADSVPALLERGYELIAQTHMRPFATIDELGEYLQLLQGIRDTLDRFSPTVFERPLGDLILAHGSRRDAPGLSGTNRRRLRRLAKEYVRPGVHVHEMHESLLRIQAQRTQWQRCVEAGVAPEVPLGLADVSVAWQRVEGELAELDAALGRREPLASLPVARLVRTLAGLAAKSDVFENLVERAQLRDRLALLGLGPLLAELSVRHVSEARVGDELEFAWWQSLLERALQENRALLGANTAVVDRLERDFRLVDEAHAAMAGPLLAWQLANQWRIAIVDEPQQSQHLRRALTQPATTTAEVVSAAPRLVEVLAPVWISSPYLVPEIPDSVEFDAVLLVDAAAINLAEAAPAIRRARQVVAFGDPVTQRPSPFHIAVDPEQTWEAEVPFDDVSVFERLSELLPVMTLTRSYRAGGEDLAELINDAFYGGDIVSLPWAGSYLGRGSLTVDYVEGGTGTPDPISGAVESPDAEVARVVTLVVEHAIHRPSETLMVVTASARHAERVRAAVTSAFAGRSDVADFVGRDTVEPFAVLTLEESVAESRDRVIFSLGFGLTKHGRVLSDFGDLSTPDGERLLTVGMTRARRSMVLVSSIRPSSFDDGRLEHGAATLMSILGGLAARSRDGRLEDLADPLTLALARELRRLGASVDVDYRGLLPLVAQHDGKAVVIESDPESRGESLRETLRLRPHVLRRLGWHYVRVHAFDLYSDPVTAAARIAGVLGISESAPRADNDTQPIDIIDRDR, from the coding sequence GTGTGGCGACGTGAAGACAGGTCTGCGGATGACGCAGCGACGGAGGGCTCTGTGACCCTCGGCGACCTGAGCGAGTCCGCCACCGGGGTCGGCATCGCGCATGCGGCAGACGCCGAGCGCGCCCGACTCCGCGCGGAGGCCGCCGATCTCGGCGGCGCGTCGCCGCTCGTCAGCTTCCGCGATCGCCCCGAATCAGGCATCGATATCTCGAAGGCGCACCCCGGCAGCCTGCCGCAGTTCATCACCGGCAAGTCGACGCTCCTGTCCAATCTCTTCCGCGACGAGGTCGGTCTGCGAACGGCACGACTGGCTGCAGAACGCATCACCGCCAAGAACACCGAGCTCCGCACCGTCCGAGGGATCGAGGCCGTGCATCTCGCCGTCGGCGTCGCGCGGTGGCGGATCGGAGGCGCCGGTTTCGCTGCACCGGTGCTGCTGCGCCCGCTGGCGATCAGGCGCCACCACTCGGACTTCGAGCTCAAGCTGCAGGGTGTGTTCGAGGTGAATCCGGAGCTCGTCCGCATCGCCCGGGAACACTTCGACATCTCGATCGATCCGACCGCTCTGGCCGCGCTCGCCTACGACGGCGGAGTCTTCAAACCGCAGCCGGTGATCGACAGCCTGCGCGCGATGACGCGGTCGATCGACACGTTCTCGGTGGAACCACGGTTGGTCGTCTCCACGTTCGCCGATGTCGCGGGCGCGATGTCGCGCGATGGCCGCAGCCTCGACAACCAGATGCTCAACGCTCTGGCAGGTCACGTCGCAGACCGCGAGCAGGTCACCGCTCCGCGCGCCGTGCCGCACCACACCTCTCCGGACGACCGGGCACCGGCATCCGACAACCTGCTCCTGGACGCCGATGCGGAGCAGGAGGCGGTGCTCGCGCGCATCGCGGCGGGACACTCACTCACCGTCTCGACGCTTCCCGGAACCGGAGGCACCCAGACCGTCATCAACGCCCTGGGCGAGCTCGTGCGCAGCGGCAAGCGTGTTCTCGTGGTCTCCGCCCGACGGTCCACTCTCGACGGCGTCCGGCACCGACTCGCCGGAATCGGTCTGGACAGCCTGGCCATCTCGCCGGCCAGCGTGCGCCGTGATCTGGTGCGCGCGATCGGACGCAATGAGAAGGCCACGGCGCCCAAGGTCAGCGAGGTCGACGACGCTCTGGTGCGCCTGCGCACCGTTCTCCGCGACTACCGCCAGGCTTTGACCGCTCCCGTCACCGGCATGGACGCATCGGTCCTGGATGCCACCCGTCAGCTGACGCGGCTCGCCTCTCTCCCCGTACCTCCGTCGACGACGGCACGCCTCGGTCCAGAGGCACTGCGGCGCCTGGCGAACGATCGAACCGAAGCTGCTGCGGCGCTGGGTCAGGCCGCGCGCCTGGGCGAGTTCCGCTTCGGGCCGAACGACTCGCCCTGGTATGGCGTCACCTTCGCCAGCACCGAAGCCGCGCGCGCGGCGCACGACCTGGCGGGCCGGCTGCACGCGGACAGCGTGCCAGCCCTCCTCGAGCGGGGCTATGAACTCATCGCGCAGACGCACATGCGCCCGTTCGCGACCATCGACGAACTGGGGGAGTATCTGCAACTCCTTCAGGGGATCCGCGACACTCTCGATCGCTTCAGCCCGACGGTGTTCGAGCGCCCGCTCGGCGACCTCATCCTGGCGCACGGCTCGCGCCGCGACGCGCCCGGCCTGTCCGGCACGAACCGTCGGCGGCTGCGTCGTCTGGCCAAGGAGTACGTCCGTCCCGGCGTGCACGTCCACGAGATGCACGAGTCGCTCCTCCGGATCCAGGCGCAGCGCACCCAGTGGCAGCGATGCGTGGAGGCGGGGGTGGCGCCGGAGGTGCCCCTCGGTCTCGCCGACGTCTCCGTCGCATGGCAGCGCGTGGAAGGGGAACTCGCCGAGCTCGACGCGGCTCTCGGCCGCCGTGAGCCGCTGGCATCGCTGCCCGTAGCCCGACTGGTTCGCACTCTGGCCGGTCTCGCTGCCAAATCGGACGTCTTCGAGAACCTGGTCGAGCGGGCGCAGTTGCGCGACCGGCTCGCCTTGCTCGGCCTGGGCCCGCTGCTCGCGGAGTTGTCCGTGCGACACGTCTCCGAAGCGCGAGTGGGTGACGAGCTCGAGTTCGCCTGGTGGCAGTCTCTGCTCGAGCGTGCTCTCCAAGAGAATCGTGCACTCCTCGGCGCCAACACCGCGGTCGTCGATCGGCTCGAACGTGACTTCCGACTCGTCGACGAGGCCCATGCGGCCATGGCCGGACCACTGCTCGCCTGGCAGCTCGCGAACCAGTGGCGGATCGCGATCGTCGACGAACCGCAGCAGTCTCAGCACCTACGTCGCGCCCTGACCCAACCGGCCACGACCACGGCAGAAGTCGTGAGCGCTGCGCCGAGGCTCGTCGAGGTCCTCGCACCGGTCTGGATATCCTCGCCGTACCTCGTCCCCGAGATCCCGGACTCGGTCGAGTTCGACGCCGTGCTCCTCGTCGATGCCGCGGCGATAAATCTCGCAGAGGCGGCCCCGGCCATCCGTCGCGCGCGTCAGGTCGTGGCCTTCGGTGACCCGGTCACCCAGCGCCCCTCGCCTTTCCACATCGCCGTCGACCCGGAACAGACGTGGGAGGCGGAAGTACCGTTCGACGACGTCTCGGTGTTCGAGCGCCTCTCCGAGCTCCTGCCGGTCATGACTCTCACGCGGAGCTATCGGGCCGGTGGAGAAGATCTCGCCGAACTGATCAACGACGCCTTCTACGGCGGCGACATCGTCTCGCTTCCGTGGGCAGGTTCTTATCTGGGGCGCGGCAGCCTGACCGTCGACTACGTCGAGGGTGGTACCGGTACGCCGGATCCGATCTCCGGTGCCGTGGAGAGCCCCGACGCCGAAGTGGCGCGAGTGGTCACCCTGGTCGTGGAGCACGCCATCCATCGGCCGTCCGAGACGCTCATGGTCGTCACCGCGAGCGCGCGCCACGCGGAGCGCGTCCGCGCGGCCGTGACCTCGGCGTTCGCGGGACGATCGGATGTCGCCGACTTCGTCGGGCGCGATACGGTCGAGCCGTTCGCGGTGCTGACCCTCGAGGAATCCGTCGCGGAGAGTCGCGATCGTGTGATCTTCTCCCTGGGATTCGGCCTCACCAAGCACGGCCGCGTGCTCAGCGATTTCGGTGATCTGTCCACTCCTGACGGCGAGCGGTTGCTCACAGTCGGCATGACGCGGGCACGTCGTTCGATGGTCCTCGTCTCGTCCATCCGTCCGTCCTCGTTCGATGACGGACGTCTGGAGCACGGCGCGGCGACGCTGATGTCGATCCTGGGCGGTCTGGCGGCGCGCAGCAGAGACGGGCGTCTGGAGGATCTCGCCGACCCGCTGACCTTGGCCTTGGCACGGGAGCTGCGCCGACTCGGCGCATCGGTCGACGTCGACTACCGTGGCCTGCTGCCCCTGGTCGCGCAGCATGACGGCAAGGCCGTCGTGATCGAATCCGACCCCGAGTCTCGGGGAGAGTCCCTGCGCGAGACCTTGCGTCTGCGGCCGCATGTCCTCCGCCGGCTCGGCTGGCACTACGTGCGTGTGCACGCGTTCGACCTGTACAGCGATCCGGTCACCGCTGCCGCGCGCATCGCCGGCGTGCTCGGGATCTCGGAGTCGGCGCCTCGTGCCGATAACGACACGCAGCCGATCGACATCATCGACAGGGACAGATGA
- a CDS encoding cation acetate symporter, protein MNIIRTATDSVASQSNPILNISIFLAFVAVTLFIVIRASRNNKTAADYYAAGRSFTGPQNGFAIAGDYLSAASFLGICGAIAINGYDGFLYSIGFLVAWLVALLLVAELMRNTGKFTMADVLSFRLKQRPVRMAAAITTLAVCFFYLLAQMAGAGGLVSLLLGIDGRLGQSIVIAVVGILMIVYVLIGGMKGTTWVQIVKAFLLIGGALGMTIWVLAINGFSLNTLLEAAVANSDKGDAILAPGLQYGANPWDFLSLGMALVLGTAGLPHVLMRFYTVPTAKEARRSVVWAIWLIGGFYLLTLVLGYGAGALVGADVIAAAPGGVNSAAPLLALELGGPLLLGFISAVAFATILAVVAGLTITAAASFAHDIYANVIQKGRKDAAGKQVEADPDAEVRVARRTVIVIGILAIIGGIGAQGQNIAFLVALAFAVAASANLPTILYSLFWRRFNTRGAVWSMYGGLGAAILLIVLSPVFSGTPTSMIPGIDIAIWPMNNPGIVSIPLGFLLGWLGTVTSKVKESPELAAEMEVRSLTGFGAEKAVDH, encoded by the coding sequence GTGAACATCATTCGCACCGCAACGGACTCCGTCGCCAGCCAGAGCAATCCGATCCTCAACATCTCGATCTTCCTGGCATTCGTCGCGGTGACGCTCTTCATCGTCATCCGTGCGAGCCGCAACAACAAGACCGCGGCCGACTACTACGCCGCCGGACGCTCGTTCACGGGACCGCAGAACGGCTTCGCCATCGCCGGCGACTACCTGTCGGCGGCGTCCTTTCTCGGGATCTGCGGAGCCATCGCGATCAACGGCTATGACGGGTTCCTGTATTCGATCGGATTCCTGGTCGCCTGGCTCGTCGCGTTGCTGCTGGTCGCGGAGCTCATGCGCAACACCGGCAAGTTCACGATGGCCGATGTGCTCTCGTTCCGTCTCAAGCAGCGTCCGGTGCGGATGGCAGCGGCGATCACGACTCTCGCCGTGTGCTTCTTCTACCTGCTCGCGCAGATGGCCGGCGCCGGCGGACTCGTCTCACTGCTGCTCGGCATCGACGGTCGTCTCGGCCAATCGATCGTGATCGCGGTGGTCGGCATCCTGATGATCGTCTACGTCCTGATCGGCGGCATGAAGGGGACGACGTGGGTTCAGATCGTCAAGGCGTTCCTCCTTATCGGCGGTGCGCTGGGAATGACGATCTGGGTGCTGGCGATCAACGGGTTCAGCTTGAACACGCTGCTGGAAGCTGCGGTCGCCAACTCCGACAAGGGTGACGCGATCCTCGCGCCCGGACTGCAGTACGGAGCGAACCCTTGGGACTTCCTGTCACTCGGGATGGCTCTCGTGCTCGGCACCGCGGGTCTCCCGCACGTGCTCATGCGGTTCTACACGGTACCCACCGCCAAGGAGGCTCGGCGTTCGGTCGTATGGGCGATCTGGCTGATCGGCGGGTTCTACCTGCTGACTCTGGTGCTCGGCTACGGCGCAGGTGCCCTGGTGGGCGCCGACGTCATCGCCGCCGCTCCCGGAGGCGTGAACTCGGCGGCACCATTGCTCGCGCTCGAGCTCGGCGGGCCTCTGCTCCTCGGCTTCATCTCGGCCGTGGCGTTCGCGACGATCCTCGCGGTCGTCGCCGGATTGACGATCACCGCCGCCGCGTCGTTCGCGCACGACATCTATGCGAACGTCATCCAGAAGGGGCGGAAGGACGCGGCCGGCAAGCAGGTCGAGGCCGACCCGGACGCCGAGGTGCGGGTCGCCCGACGCACGGTGATCGTGATCGGCATCCTCGCGATCATCGGCGGCATCGGTGCGCAGGGGCAGAACATCGCCTTCCTCGTCGCTCTGGCGTTCGCTGTCGCGGCCTCCGCCAACCTCCCCACGATCCTGTACTCGCTCTTCTGGCGACGGTTCAACACCCGAGGCGCGGTGTGGAGCATGTACGGAGGTCTCGGCGCCGCGATCCTGCTCATTGTGCTGTCGCCCGTGTTCTCCGGCACGCCGACGTCGATGATCCCCGGTATCGACATCGCCATCTGGCCGATGAACAACCCCGGCATCGTGTCGATCCCACTCGGGTTCCTGCTCGGCTGGCTGGGAACCGTCACCAGCAAGGTGAAGGAATCGCCAGAACTCGCGGCCGAGATGGAGGTGCGCTCGCTGACCGGGTTCGGGGCAGAGAAGGCGGTCGATCACTGA
- a CDS encoding methylated-DNA--[protein]-cysteine S-methyltransferase — translation MTFRYDFAPTPFGDALAVFSDDGIVGFDLGESEDPTVPWLLEGVSRQLRAVPEPDPGAADELAHLLAEYFDGAPIDFNEHLRLDWRLVDGFHRTALQAICGIPWGQTLSYGEVAVLAGHPGAARAVGTACRLTPFSVIVPVHRVVRSDGSAGHYGAHPERKQFLLDLEGR, via the coding sequence ATGACATTCCGCTATGACTTCGCACCCACCCCGTTCGGCGACGCACTCGCGGTGTTCTCCGACGATGGCATCGTGGGCTTCGATCTCGGCGAATCCGAGGACCCCACGGTGCCGTGGCTCCTCGAGGGCGTATCCCGACAGCTCCGAGCCGTGCCCGAACCCGACCCCGGCGCCGCCGATGAGCTCGCTCATCTGCTCGCCGAGTACTTCGACGGAGCCCCTATCGACTTCAACGAGCACCTCCGCCTGGACTGGCGCCTCGTCGACGGCTTCCATCGCACCGCACTGCAGGCGATCTGCGGCATCCCCTGGGGACAGACTCTGAGTTACGGAGAGGTCGCCGTGCTCGCCGGTCATCCGGGCGCAGCCCGCGCGGTCGGCACCGCCTGTCGCCTCACGCCGTTCTCCGTCATCGTTCCCGTGCACCGGGTCGTGCGCTCAGACGGTTCGGCCGGCCACTACGGAGCGCACCCGGAGCGAAAGCAGTTTCTCCTGGACCTCGAAGGTCGGTGA